From the genome of Candidatus Palauibacter scopulicola, one region includes:
- a CDS encoding PIN domain-containing protein translates to MHATLATHLRGAGTPIGAHDLIIAATAVHHGHAVATRDRRSLARIDGLEVEYW, encoded by the coding sequence GTGCATGCGACGCTGGCGACGCACCTACGCGGTGCGGGCACTCCAATCGGCGCCCACGACCTGATTATCGCGGCCACCGCGGTCCACCACGGTCATGCCGTCGCGACGCGGGATCGGCGGAGCCTTGCCCGGATCGATGGACTGGAGGTCGAATACTGGTAG
- a CDS encoding aldehyde dehydrogenase family protein produces MENFRKFHIDGAWVEPSVDETLDVVNPATEEAIGAIAMGGQADVDAAVAAARGAFDSFSQTSREERVALLERICDGYAARSAELAATVSAEMGAPMALAAQAQVPSGLAHFRTMLKILADFEFETDLGTSLLVREPVGVCAFITPWNWPLNQIACKVAPALAAGCTMVLKPSEVAPLNAVVFTEILDEADVPPGVFNLVNGAGPVVGAALASHPDVDMVSFTGSTRAGVEVARNAAPTVKRVAQELGGKSANIILDDADFGRAVSRGVFAVCNNTGQSCNAPTRMLVPHARMDEAAEIAAAAAEKVVVGDPGAEGTTIGPAVSDVQFGRVQRLIEQGIGEGARLATGGPGRPEGLERGYYVRPTVFSHVSNEMVVAREEIFGPVLVLIGYEDDDDAVRIANDTLYGLAGYVSAGDRERGRAVARRIRSGQVNLNGARPDFRVPFGGYKQSGNGREWGRHGLEEFLEVKAILGYHEGAK; encoded by the coding sequence GTGGAGAACTTCCGCAAGTTTCATATCGATGGGGCGTGGGTCGAACCATCGGTCGACGAGACGCTGGACGTGGTCAACCCGGCCACCGAGGAGGCGATCGGGGCCATCGCGATGGGCGGGCAGGCCGACGTGGACGCGGCGGTGGCGGCCGCGAGGGGCGCTTTCGACTCGTTCTCGCAGACGAGCCGGGAAGAGCGGGTCGCGCTGCTGGAGCGGATCTGCGACGGCTACGCGGCCCGCTCGGCGGAACTGGCCGCGACCGTCAGCGCGGAGATGGGCGCGCCGATGGCCCTGGCCGCGCAGGCACAGGTCCCGTCCGGCCTGGCCCACTTCCGAACCATGCTGAAGATCCTCGCGGACTTCGAATTCGAGACGGACCTCGGAACTTCGCTGCTGGTGCGGGAGCCGGTGGGCGTGTGCGCCTTCATCACGCCGTGGAACTGGCCGCTGAACCAGATCGCCTGCAAGGTGGCGCCGGCGCTCGCGGCGGGGTGCACGATGGTGCTCAAGCCATCGGAGGTCGCGCCGCTGAACGCGGTGGTCTTCACGGAAATCCTGGATGAGGCCGACGTGCCGCCGGGCGTCTTCAACCTCGTGAACGGCGCCGGTCCGGTGGTGGGCGCGGCGCTGGCGTCGCACCCCGACGTGGACATGGTCTCCTTCACGGGCTCCACGCGGGCGGGGGTGGAGGTGGCCCGGAACGCGGCCCCCACGGTGAAGCGCGTGGCGCAGGAACTGGGCGGCAAGTCGGCCAACATCATCCTGGATGACGCGGACTTCGGGCGCGCGGTGTCCCGCGGCGTCTTCGCCGTCTGCAACAACACGGGACAGTCCTGCAATGCGCCGACGCGCATGCTCGTGCCGCATGCACGGATGGACGAGGCCGCGGAGATCGCGGCGGCGGCGGCGGAGAAGGTCGTGGTCGGCGATCCGGGCGCCGAGGGGACGACGATCGGCCCGGCGGTGTCCGACGTGCAGTTCGGCAGAGTCCAGCGGCTGATCGAGCAGGGAATCGGGGAGGGTGCGCGCCTCGCGACGGGCGGCCCCGGCCGGCCCGAGGGGCTGGAGCGGGGGTACTACGTCCGGCCGACGGTCTTCTCGCACGTGAGCAACGAGATGGTCGTGGCGCGCGAGGAGATCTTCGGCCCGGTGCTGGTGCTCATCGGATACGAGGACGATGACGACGCGGTTCGCATCGCGAACGACACGCTCTACGGTCTCGCCGGCTACGTGTCGGCCGGAGACCGCGAACGCGGGCGGGCCGTCGCGCGCCGCATCCGGTCGGGCCAGGTCAACCTGAACGGCGCGCGGCCGGACTTCCGGGTGCCGTTCGGCGGGTACAAGCAATCCGGCAACGGGCGCGAGTGGGGCCGCCACGGGCTCGAGGAGTTCCTCGAGGTGAAGGCGATTCTCGGCTATCACGAGGGGGCGAAGTGA
- a CDS encoding calcineurin-like phosphoesterase family protein, with the protein MLNRRTFLKTGALSAAGLATRAQSLLAAPYDPLPRLPRTGNPIRVQGMVRAGGRGVGRVAVSDGLQVVDSDADGRFELVTSADRGFVWVRVPAGYEIRTNPSGTARFYERIDPTGSEMSVAFDLTPLGMSDERHALLLLGDIQTQTEEEMGWFLERSVPDLQQTVRDLGDMHVFGISDGDIMYDRLELYPEYERGVQRIGVPFFQVIGNHDLDMESPTDEASSDTFSRHFGPRYYSFDRGAVHYVVLDDVFWHGSGYLGYLDADALTWLAADLSRVEAGAPVIVATHIPALGSNHVRRGLTSPDPPGAIMNRDALYRLLEPFQAHILTGHTHELEHVFEAGTHEHVAGAICGAWWSGPICWDGAPNGYCVYEAAGEEISWRYKSTGFDATHQMRLYAPGSDPNAPGAVVANVWDWDPEWTVRWFADGEARGLMTRRNGLDPLSVELHTGEDRPPRRSWVEPRITNHMFQARVDPDVAEVRVEATDRFGRVYSEALRLT; encoded by the coding sequence ATGTTGAACCGACGGACGTTTCTGAAGACCGGGGCTCTCTCGGCGGCGGGACTCGCGACTCGCGCGCAGTCTCTGCTCGCCGCCCCCTACGATCCTCTTCCCCGTCTTCCCCGGACCGGGAACCCGATTCGCGTGCAGGGGATGGTCCGCGCGGGGGGTCGGGGCGTGGGGCGGGTCGCGGTCTCCGATGGACTCCAGGTCGTGGATTCCGACGCCGATGGTCGCTTCGAACTCGTGACCTCGGCCGACCGGGGCTTCGTATGGGTTCGGGTCCCGGCCGGGTACGAGATCCGGACGAACCCATCCGGCACCGCGCGCTTCTACGAGCGCATCGACCCGACGGGGAGCGAGATGTCCGTCGCGTTCGATCTCACCCCGCTCGGCATGTCGGACGAACGCCACGCGCTCCTTCTCCTCGGGGACATCCAGACCCAGACCGAGGAAGAGATGGGGTGGTTTCTCGAACGCTCCGTGCCGGATCTCCAGCAAACCGTGCGGGACTTGGGCGACATGCACGTCTTCGGGATCTCCGACGGCGACATCATGTACGACCGGCTTGAGCTCTATCCGGAGTACGAGCGCGGCGTGCAGCGGATCGGGGTTCCGTTCTTCCAGGTGATCGGGAATCACGACCTCGACATGGAGAGCCCCACCGACGAGGCCTCCTCCGACACCTTCTCCCGCCACTTCGGGCCGCGCTACTACTCGTTCGACCGCGGGGCCGTTCATTACGTGGTGCTCGACGACGTGTTCTGGCACGGGAGCGGATACCTCGGCTACCTGGACGCCGACGCGCTGACCTGGCTGGCGGCGGACCTGAGCCGCGTGGAGGCGGGTGCGCCGGTAATCGTCGCTACGCACATCCCGGCGCTCGGGAGCAACCACGTTCGGCGCGGCCTGACGTCCCCCGACCCACCCGGCGCGATCATGAATCGCGACGCGCTCTATCGGCTGCTGGAGCCCTTCCAGGCGCACATCCTCACCGGCCACACGCACGAGTTGGAGCATGTGTTCGAAGCGGGCACGCACGAGCATGTAGCGGGCGCGATCTGCGGAGCGTGGTGGAGCGGGCCGATCTGCTGGGACGGCGCCCCGAACGGCTACTGCGTCTACGAGGCGGCGGGCGAGGAGATCTCGTGGCGCTACAAGTCCACCGGGTTCGACGCGACGCACCAGATGCGGCTGTACGCGCCGGGGTCCGACCCGAACGCGCCAGGGGCGGTCGTGGCGAACGTATGGGACTGGGACCCGGAGTGGACCGTGCGCTGGTTCGCCGACGGCGAGGCCCGCGGGCTGATGACGCGACGAAACGGACTGGACCCGCTCAGCGTCGAACTGCACACGGGAGAGGACCGTCCGCCACGCCGATCGTGGGTCGAACCGCGCATCACGAACCACATGTTCCAAGCGCGCGTCGACCCGGACGTGGCCGAGGTGCGGGTCGAGGCCACGGACCGCTTCGGCCGCGTCTACTCGGAGGCTCTGCGCCTGACCTAG
- a CDS encoding N,N-dimethylformamidase beta subunit family domain-containing protein, translated as MTQPRPRFRPSFLTFTASTVLFASACAPPRMTMEEACAAPANEIVAENCLEGHPPTEWDINGYGDPSIQGFGTEIAINRGETLEFKVDTDSDDYRIDIYRMGYYGGMGARRVDSFEPSATLPQIQPECLRGPIPVLAEGGGMETWPAPLVDCGNWAVSASWQAPEDATSGIYFARLVREDPIEGWVKNDEFEPTPLPPTGEDSLWEAPGFHAVMRNPLREARASHIYFVVRDDDGESDLLFQTSDLNWQAYNRYGGHSVYGRLNPERLRLHGGPPRAPKVSYNRPFENRHYRAVNMVFNSEYPMVRWLERNGYDVSYSSGVDTDRRGEELLEHKVFLSVGHDEYWTGQQRRNVEAALAAGVHLGFFGSNDIFWKVRWEPSIDGSEQPYRTFVTYKESQDHRKLDPVEWTGLFRDHRSINPEGPWPANALTGTLFTVNAWRNDPLMVDAEFADLRFWRNTEVAGLRPGDRYVSIKGILGHEWDSDIDNGFRPPGLFRLSATTIDNLQYCVHPGRGCETGSATHHAVMYRHESGALVFDTGTLQWPWGLDAHHDTETGVPPERQNGMDTRVGVDPHGPDRVLQQATLNVFADMGVQPATIQADLVPATASTDDVPPTSAFDEPSGPDAESGLMTVSGTASDARGGVVAAVEVSLDGGMTWRPARGRANWSYAWDPDAVGEVSIMSRAVDDSGNLETPGESVAAAGGGG; from the coding sequence ATGACCCAGCCACGCCCGCGCTTCCGTCCGTCCTTCCTCACCTTCACCGCCTCGACCGTACTCTTCGCGAGCGCCTGTGCGCCTCCGCGGATGACGATGGAGGAGGCGTGTGCGGCTCCCGCCAACGAGATCGTGGCGGAGAACTGTCTCGAGGGTCACCCACCCACGGAGTGGGACATCAACGGCTACGGCGATCCCAGCATCCAGGGCTTCGGGACCGAAATCGCGATCAACCGGGGCGAGACGCTCGAGTTCAAGGTCGACACGGACTCGGACGACTACCGGATCGACATCTACCGGATGGGCTACTACGGCGGCATGGGCGCGCGCCGGGTGGACTCCTTCGAGCCCTCCGCCACTCTGCCCCAGATCCAGCCCGAGTGCCTTCGGGGCCCGATCCCCGTGCTGGCTGAGGGCGGCGGGATGGAGACGTGGCCCGCGCCGCTCGTCGACTGCGGCAACTGGGCCGTGTCGGCCTCCTGGCAGGCGCCGGAGGACGCGACCTCGGGCATCTACTTCGCCCGGCTCGTGCGCGAAGATCCGATCGAGGGCTGGGTGAAAAACGATGAATTCGAACCCACGCCGCTCCCCCCCACCGGCGAGGACTCGCTGTGGGAGGCGCCAGGCTTCCACGCGGTGATGCGGAACCCGCTGCGCGAGGCGCGCGCCAGCCACATCTATTTCGTCGTCCGGGATGACGATGGCGAGTCGGATCTGCTCTTCCAGACCTCGGATCTCAACTGGCAGGCGTACAACCGCTATGGCGGGCACAGCGTGTACGGACGCCTGAATCCCGAGCGCCTCCGGCTCCACGGCGGCCCCCCGCGCGCCCCCAAGGTGAGCTACAACCGGCCCTTCGAGAACCGGCACTACCGGGCCGTGAACATGGTGTTCAACTCCGAATACCCGATGGTCCGCTGGCTCGAGCGCAACGGCTACGACGTGAGTTACTCATCCGGGGTCGACACGGATCGCAGGGGCGAGGAGCTGCTCGAGCACAAGGTCTTCCTCTCCGTCGGACACGACGAGTACTGGACGGGCCAGCAGCGGCGCAACGTGGAGGCCGCGCTCGCGGCCGGCGTACACCTCGGCTTCTTCGGTTCGAACGACATCTTCTGGAAGGTGCGCTGGGAGCCGAGCATCGATGGATCGGAGCAGCCGTACCGCACGTTCGTGACCTACAAGGAATCGCAGGACCACCGGAAGCTCGATCCGGTCGAGTGGACGGGGCTGTTCCGCGATCACCGTTCGATCAACCCGGAGGGCCCGTGGCCGGCGAACGCCCTCACGGGGACGCTGTTCACGGTGAACGCGTGGCGGAACGACCCGCTCATGGTCGACGCCGAGTTCGCCGACCTCAGGTTCTGGCGCAATACGGAGGTTGCGGGGCTCCGGCCCGGTGACCGCTACGTGTCGATCAAGGGGATCCTCGGCCACGAGTGGGATTCGGACATCGACAACGGCTTCCGCCCGCCGGGCCTGTTCCGGCTCTCCGCGACGACGATCGACAACCTGCAGTACTGCGTCCACCCGGGTCGGGGTTGTGAGACGGGGTCCGCCACGCACCATGCGGTCATGTACCGGCACGAGAGCGGGGCGCTCGTCTTCGACACCGGGACGCTGCAGTGGCCGTGGGGCCTCGACGCCCACCACGACACCGAGACCGGTGTCCCGCCCGAACGGCAGAACGGCATGGACACGCGGGTCGGCGTCGATCCGCACGGTCCGGACCGGGTGTTGCAGCAGGCGACGCTCAACGTGTTCGCGGACATGGGCGTGCAGCCCGCGACGATACAGGCGGACCTGGTTCCGGCCACGGCTTCGACGGACGACGTCCCGCCGACGTCCGCCTTCGACGAGCCCTCCGGGCCCGATGCGGAGAGCGGCCTGATGACGGTCAGCGGGACGGCGTCGGACGCGCGTGGCGGTGTCGTGGCGGCAGTCGAGGTGTCGCTGGATGGCGGGATGACATGGCGCCCGGCCCGCGGCCGCGCGAACTGGAGCTACGCGTGGGATCCGGATGCGGTCGGCGAGGTTTCGATCATGAGCCGCGCCGTAGACGACAGCGGCAACCTGGAGACCCCGGGCGAGAGCGTCGCCGCCGCGGGCGGGGGAGGCTGA
- a CDS encoding CoA-acylating methylmalonate-semialdehyde dehydrogenase, with translation MAAIERIPHLIGGRARPGASGRTAPVFNPATGRQTGELPLAGAGEVDEAVAAAAAAFEEWRRVSVARRTKLMFAYRNLVAENAEEIAKRLTAEHGKVLADAMGEIARGLENIEYACGLAEHLKGTYSEQASTGVDVHSVRRPLGVVAGITPFNFPAMVPLWMFPNAVACGNPFVLKPSPRDPSAANFIAELFHEAGFPAGVLNVVHGDHVAVNRLLEHPDVQAVSFVGSTPVARHVYETATAHGKRVQALGGAKNHMVVLPDADIDLAADSAVSAAYGSAGERCMAISVAVAVGESADPLVDAIRARMEELRIGPGDDPASEMGPLITAEHRDRVADYVRQGAEAGARVVVDGRDAPFEGDGFFLGVTLLDGVTPDMTVYRDEIFGPVLCVVRVGTYHEAVELLRDNPWGNGAAIFTRDGGAARQFQEDADAGMVGLNVPIPVPVGYHSFGGWKESAFGAHGIYGPEGVHFYTKPKVMTTRWPDPAGSRVDLGFPTNR, from the coding sequence ATGGCGGCGATCGAACGCATCCCGCACCTGATCGGTGGCCGGGCGCGGCCCGGAGCTTCGGGGCGGACGGCGCCGGTCTTCAATCCGGCCACGGGGCGCCAGACGGGCGAACTGCCGCTCGCGGGGGCCGGGGAGGTGGACGAAGCTGTCGCGGCGGCCGCGGCGGCGTTCGAAGAGTGGCGGCGCGTCAGCGTCGCCCGGCGCACGAAGCTCATGTTCGCGTACCGCAACCTGGTCGCGGAAAACGCCGAAGAAATCGCGAAGCGGCTTACGGCCGAGCACGGCAAGGTGCTGGCCGACGCGATGGGCGAGATCGCCCGCGGGCTGGAAAACATCGAATACGCCTGCGGTCTCGCCGAACACCTGAAGGGGACGTACAGCGAGCAGGCATCCACCGGCGTCGACGTCCATTCCGTCCGGCGGCCGCTCGGGGTCGTGGCGGGGATCACGCCGTTCAACTTCCCGGCCATGGTGCCGCTCTGGATGTTTCCGAACGCGGTCGCGTGCGGGAACCCCTTCGTGCTGAAACCCTCACCGCGCGATCCGAGCGCCGCCAACTTCATCGCGGAACTCTTCCACGAAGCCGGCTTCCCGGCGGGCGTCCTGAACGTCGTGCACGGCGACCACGTGGCCGTGAACCGGCTGCTCGAACACCCCGACGTGCAGGCCGTGAGCTTCGTGGGGTCGACGCCGGTGGCCCGGCACGTGTACGAGACCGCCACCGCGCACGGAAAGCGGGTGCAGGCGCTCGGCGGCGCCAAGAACCACATGGTCGTGCTGCCCGACGCGGACATCGACCTCGCCGCGGACTCCGCCGTCTCCGCGGCATACGGATCGGCCGGCGAACGGTGCATGGCGATCTCCGTCGCGGTCGCGGTCGGCGAAAGCGCCGATCCGCTCGTCGACGCCATCCGCGCCCGCATGGAAGAGCTGCGCATCGGCCCCGGCGACGATCCCGCCTCCGAGATGGGCCCGCTCATCACGGCCGAGCACCGCGACCGCGTCGCGGATTACGTGCGCCAAGGCGCCGAGGCCGGGGCGCGCGTCGTCGTAGACGGCCGGGACGCCCCCTTCGAGGGTGACGGCTTCTTCCTCGGCGTCACGCTCCTCGACGGGGTGACGCCCGACATGACCGTCTACCGGGACGAGATCTTCGGCCCGGTGCTCTGCGTCGTGCGCGTGGGGACGTACCACGAGGCGGTCGAGCTGCTGCGCGACAATCCCTGGGGGAACGGGGCCGCGATCTTCACGCGCGACGGAGGCGCCGCCCGACAGTTCCAGGAGGATGCGGACGCGGGCATGGTCGGCCTCAACGTCCCGATTCCGGTCCCGGTGGGATACCACTCCTTCGGCGGCTGGAAGGAGTCGGCGTTCGGGGCGCACGGGATCTACGGCCCCGAGGGCGTCCACTTCTACACGAAACCGAAGGTGATGACGACGCGCTGGCCCGACCCCGCCGGCAGCCGCGTCGATCTCGGTTTCCCCACCAACCGCTGA
- a CDS encoding sodium-dependent transporter, which produces MSQPRDNWSSNVGLVLAATGSAIGLGNLWKFPFITWENEGGAFVLVYLVCILAVGLPIMMAELLIGRRSQKSAVGALKEAAGPWWGVVGGWGVLAGFILLSYYTVIAGWSLYYFAQSIGWTFGGYPAGMAAGDLFNEQVGNAGLQLALSLGFSIGTIAVVYFGVSKGIERIARIFLPILFGILLLLLVSALGMSGSGEALRFIFRANFSELEMSGVLEALGHSFFTLSLGMGAMITYGSYISRKQSIVKASGAIVALDTLIALVATVIMFSVIFSVAGMSDQVSGSPVGMLFISLPELFYTAVPFGTVLGPLFYVLVALAALTSTISLLEVVSSYVIDEHGIARHKATILCGGAIFVFTIFAALSFTGTPFLSTLEIFAGKAGWFSTADHFVSNWMLPIGGFSITLAAGWFMTRNATERELVDGTEPGWFRYGAWRFFIRWVAPLAVGAIIVAVILGRDFS; this is translated from the coding sequence ATGAGCCAACCCCGCGACAACTGGAGTTCGAACGTCGGCCTCGTGCTGGCCGCGACCGGCAGCGCGATCGGCCTCGGCAACCTGTGGAAGTTCCCGTTCATCACGTGGGAGAACGAGGGGGGCGCCTTCGTTCTCGTCTACCTCGTCTGCATCCTCGCCGTCGGCCTGCCGATCATGATGGCGGAACTGCTCATCGGGCGCAGGAGCCAGAAGAGCGCGGTCGGGGCGCTCAAGGAGGCGGCCGGACCCTGGTGGGGCGTCGTCGGCGGGTGGGGCGTGCTCGCCGGGTTCATCCTCCTCAGCTACTACACGGTCATCGCGGGCTGGTCGCTGTACTACTTCGCCCAGTCGATCGGCTGGACCTTCGGGGGCTATCCCGCCGGGATGGCGGCGGGCGACCTGTTCAACGAGCAGGTGGGGAACGCCGGCCTCCAGCTCGCGCTTTCCCTCGGCTTCAGCATCGGCACGATCGCGGTCGTCTACTTCGGCGTGAGCAAGGGGATCGAGCGGATCGCCCGCATCTTCCTTCCGATCCTGTTCGGCATCCTCCTCCTCCTCCTCGTGAGCGCGCTGGGGATGAGCGGGTCCGGGGAGGCGCTGCGCTTCATCTTCCGGGCCAACTTCTCGGAGCTGGAGATGAGCGGGGTTCTCGAGGCGCTGGGACACTCCTTCTTCACCCTCTCCCTCGGGATGGGGGCGATGATCACCTACGGCTCCTACATCTCGCGCAAGCAGTCGATCGTGAAGGCGTCGGGCGCGATCGTCGCGCTCGACACGCTGATCGCCCTCGTGGCGACGGTGATCATGTTCTCCGTCATCTTCTCGGTGGCGGGGATGAGCGACCAGGTGAGCGGTTCGCCGGTGGGGATGCTCTTCATCTCGCTGCCGGAGCTGTTCTACACCGCGGTGCCGTTCGGCACCGTGCTGGGGCCGCTCTTCTACGTCCTCGTGGCGCTCGCGGCGCTGACGTCGACGATCTCTCTCCTCGAGGTCGTGTCGAGCTACGTCATCGATGAACACGGCATCGCCCGGCACAAGGCGACGATCCTCTGCGGGGGGGCGATCTTCGTATTCACGATCTTCGCGGCGCTCTCGTTCACGGGCACGCCGTTCCTCTCCACGCTGGAGATCTTCGCGGGCAAGGCCGGCTGGTTCTCGACCGCCGACCACTTCGTCTCGAACTGGATGTTGCCGATCGGCGGGTTCTCGATCACGCTCGCCGCGGGCTGGTTCATGACCCGGAACGCGACGGAACGGGAACTGGTGGACGGCACGGAGCCCGGCTGGTTCCGCTACGGGGCGTGGCGCTTCTTCATCCGCTGGGTGGCGCCGCTCGCGGTCGGGGCGATCATCGTCGCCGTCATTCTGGGCCGCGACTTCAGCTGA
- a CDS encoding adenosine deaminase has translation MPNLNEAIRSTPKAELHIHVEGSLEPEMMFGLARRNGVSLPYRDVEEVRRAYSFGNLQEFLDLYYAGMNVLRTEEDFFALADAYLRRAAADNVVHVEMFFDPQAHTGRGVPMATLMDGLERAVVHSRERGVSVSLILCFLRHLTEREAFETLEAAEPYRDRLLGVGLDSSEVGHPPSKFARVFEAARDMGLRLVAHAGEEGPPEYVWEALDVLGVERIDHGNRALEDEALVARLRDDRIPLTVCPLSNLELRVVEDLAAHPIKRMLDLGLLATVNSDDPAYFGGYINENFRRVAEAVDLSAEDVETLARNSFTASFAA, from the coding sequence ATGCCGAACCTGAACGAAGCCATCCGGAGCACGCCCAAGGCGGAACTACACATCCACGTCGAAGGCTCGCTGGAGCCGGAGATGATGTTCGGCCTCGCCCGCCGGAACGGGGTGTCGCTCCCCTACCGCGATGTCGAGGAGGTCCGCCGCGCCTACTCGTTCGGCAACCTCCAGGAGTTTCTCGACCTCTACTACGCGGGAATGAACGTCCTGCGGACGGAGGAGGACTTCTTCGCACTCGCGGACGCGTACCTGCGGCGGGCCGCCGCGGACAACGTCGTCCACGTCGAGATGTTCTTCGACCCGCAGGCGCACACCGGACGCGGCGTGCCGATGGCAACGCTGATGGACGGCCTCGAGCGGGCCGTCGTCCACTCTCGGGAGCGGGGCGTGAGCGTGTCCCTCATCCTCTGTTTCCTGCGGCACCTCACCGAGAGGGAAGCGTTCGAGACGCTCGAGGCCGCGGAACCCTACCGGGACCGGCTGCTGGGCGTGGGCCTGGATTCGAGCGAGGTCGGGCACCCACCATCGAAGTTCGCCCGCGTGTTCGAGGCGGCGCGCGACATGGGGCTGCGACTCGTCGCGCACGCCGGCGAGGAGGGACCGCCGGAATACGTGTGGGAAGCGCTCGACGTCCTCGGCGTGGAGCGCATCGACCACGGCAACCGGGCCCTCGAGGACGAGGCGCTGGTCGCCCGGCTGCGCGACGACCGCATCCCGCTCACCGTGTGCCCGCTGTCGAACCTCGAACTCCGCGTCGTGGAGGACCTCGCGGCGCACCCGATCAAGCGCATGCTCGACCTCGGCCTCCTCGCGACCGTGAACTCCGACGACCCCGCCTACTTCGGCGGCTACATCAACGAGAACTTCCGCCGAGTCGCCGAAGCCGTCGACCTCTCGGCAGAGGACGTCGAAACCCTCGCCCGAAACTCCTTCACGGCCTCCTTCGCCGCTTGA